From the genome of Polyangiaceae bacterium, one region includes:
- a CDS encoding polyhydroxyalkanoate synthesis regulator DNA-binding domain-containing protein yields MDTAKETTGTTATPRRVIKRYSNRKLYDTKDSRYVTLQQIGEMVRAGEEVQIIDNATKEDKTEVTLALIISEDLKSQPRSVPLGTLRDLIQERGERLLNQLREGPIGRLIPGAGEEAAATESVEQQPEPPAAAVAAPEAEKPTQGAKARITEIVESSKQTLDHWQHAVDERIRQILPAMNPFRDLQSEVERLSRRVEELEAAVQKLSGSEAPSAPEQQSNDQPGE; encoded by the coding sequence ATGGATACGGCGAAGGAGACCACGGGAACCACTGCAACGCCACGACGCGTCATCAAGCGGTACTCCAACCGTAAATTGTACGACACGAAGGACAGTCGTTACGTAACCCTTCAGCAAATTGGCGAGATGGTTCGGGCCGGCGAAGAGGTCCAAATCATCGACAACGCCACCAAAGAGGACAAAACCGAGGTCACGCTGGCCTTGATCATCTCCGAGGACCTGAAGAGCCAGCCGCGCAGCGTGCCGCTCGGGACCCTGCGTGACTTGATCCAAGAGCGTGGCGAAAGGCTTTTGAACCAGCTTCGCGAGGGCCCGATCGGACGGCTGATTCCGGGAGCGGGTGAAGAAGCGGCAGCGACGGAATCGGTTGAGCAGCAACCAGAGCCGCCCGCGGCAGCAGTGGCAGCTCCCGAAGCGGAAAAACCGACACAAGGTGCAAAAGCGCGCATTACGGAAATCGTCGAAAGCTCCAAGCAAACGCTCGATCACTGGCAACATGCCGTGGACGAGCGCATTCGGCAGATTCTGCCGGCGATGAACCCCTTCCGAGATCTTCAATCCGAGGTGGAGCGATTGTCGCGTCGCGTCGAAGAACTCGAAGCGGCCGTGCAGAAGCTGAGCGGGTCGGAAGCGCCGTCGGCACCTGAGCAGCAATCAAACGACCAGCCTGGGGAATAG
- the gshB gene encoding glutathione synthase produces MRFVFVMDPLTRVTHDKDTSFAFIRAAQARGHQSLHCLPQDLHVDEGRAFATVHRMEILDEPPYIVLRKDEGSKRVALHDIDAVFIRKDPPFDQAYLYATLMLENARGGPLIINDPRGLRDANEKLYALHFPAWTPKTLVTADRDMIHQFVLDVGGKAVIKPLDGAGGWGVMMLRADDKNARAIVDMLTGEGQRLAMVQAFLPAVSQGDKRIILLDGEPLGAILRVPRQDEIRSNIHVGGSVVPTELTPRELELVRAVAPRLRADGLIFVGLDVIGEHLTEVNVTSPTGIQELSRFTGIDQSAKVIEWVEKKRADRSAI; encoded by the coding sequence ATGCGCTTCGTGTTCGTCATGGATCCCCTCACACGGGTCACGCACGACAAAGACACCTCGTTTGCCTTCATCCGAGCCGCTCAGGCGCGTGGTCATCAGAGCTTGCATTGTTTGCCGCAGGATCTGCACGTGGACGAAGGTCGCGCCTTCGCGACGGTGCATCGCATGGAGATCCTCGACGAGCCGCCGTACATCGTGCTGCGCAAAGACGAAGGCTCGAAGCGGGTTGCGCTTCACGACATCGACGCGGTGTTCATCCGGAAAGACCCGCCGTTTGATCAAGCCTACCTCTACGCGACGTTGATGCTCGAAAACGCGCGTGGCGGGCCGCTCATCATCAACGATCCGCGCGGTCTACGCGACGCGAACGAAAAGCTTTACGCGCTGCACTTTCCCGCGTGGACGCCGAAAACGCTCGTCACGGCCGATCGCGACATGATCCATCAGTTTGTCCTGGATGTCGGGGGCAAAGCCGTGATCAAGCCGCTCGATGGAGCTGGTGGATGGGGCGTGATGATGCTGCGTGCGGATGACAAGAACGCGCGGGCAATCGTCGACATGCTCACGGGAGAAGGGCAACGATTGGCGATGGTGCAGGCGTTTTTGCCGGCGGTGTCTCAAGGCGACAAGCGCATCATCTTGCTGGATGGCGAGCCGCTCGGCGCCATCTTGCGCGTGCCGCGTCAAGATGAAATCCGTTCGAACATTCACGTGGGTGGCAGCGTCGTTCCGACGGAGCTTACGCCGCGCGAGCTGGAGTTGGTCCGGGCCGTCGCGCCGCGATTGCGAGCGGACGGGCTGATCTTCGTGGGGCTCGACGTGATTGGCGAACATCTGACGGAAGTGAACGTCACGAGCCCGACGGGGATTCAGGAATTGAGCCGATTCACGGGAATCGACCAATCGGCAAAAGTCATCGAATGGGTCGAGAAAAAGCGTGCGGACCGATCCGCAATCTGA
- a CDS encoding zf-HC2 domain-containing protein — protein sequence MKGLKVMTDECALFSQQISSYVDGELDPGHIVDVEAHAIRCATCTERIKFLQTMRASIKRASNVRAPEAFRARIEATMAAEKARVREADREAFGGTKLIGWKYAAALAAAATVVLSVAAVKNREETTTESGPSRATMVDSSMGFDSLLDELVALHAHPLPPETTNPEELTRFDPLVGVPVRRPAFQPLGANFHGARVHAMRERRAALLQYTFEGNHRMTVYVFDPRTIALKATRLKQRVVRERPVYVGKLRGYSVAAAEKGGVGYALATDLDDDRSAQLVLTAAQP from the coding sequence ATGAAGGGACTCAAGGTGATGACTGACGAGTGTGCGCTGTTTTCTCAGCAGATCTCGTCCTATGTCGACGGAGAACTGGATCCCGGTCACATCGTCGACGTCGAAGCGCACGCGATTCGGTGTGCAACCTGTACCGAGCGCATCAAGTTTCTCCAGACCATGCGAGCGAGCATCAAGCGCGCGTCCAATGTGCGTGCTCCCGAAGCATTTCGCGCACGTATCGAAGCGACGATGGCTGCGGAAAAAGCGCGCGTGCGGGAAGCCGATCGCGAAGCGTTTGGCGGAACGAAACTCATTGGCTGGAAATATGCCGCCGCGCTCGCGGCCGCAGCCACCGTGGTGCTATCCGTTGCAGCCGTGAAAAACCGCGAGGAAACGACGACGGAATCCGGCCCGAGTCGCGCGACCATGGTCGATTCGTCGATGGGCTTCGACAGTTTGCTCGACGAGCTCGTTGCACTTCATGCCCATCCGCTCCCCCCCGAAACGACAAACCCCGAAGAACTGACTCGATTCGATCCGCTCGTGGGTGTGCCCGTGCGAAGGCCGGCATTTCAACCGCTGGGCGCGAATTTCCACGGCGCACGCGTGCACGCAATGCGTGAACGACGCGCCGCTCTTCTGCAATACACGTTCGAGGGCAATCACCGCATGACGGTGTACGTCTTCGATCCTCGTACCATTGCCCTGAAGGCCACGCGTCTCAAGCAACGCGTCGTTCGAGAAAGGCCCGTTTACGTGGGCAAACTGCGTGGTTATTCCGTCGCAGCAGCGGAAAAAGGTGGCGTTGGTTATGCGCTCGCCACCGACCTCGACGACGATCGCAGCGCGCAACTGGTTCTCACGGCAGCACAGCCCTGA
- a CDS encoding CBS domain-containing protein, giving the protein MKGHARNIMTHHATVVTEDTSLDAIARMLVNARIGGLAVVDEEERLVGFVSETDLMGALLRSTDTGVTAGNIMTTPAIAVDEFATTDEVMSIFREKEIHHLPVVRSDKLVGIITPLDVLKFFLDKVLPPPPEVG; this is encoded by the coding sequence ATGAAGGGACACGCGCGAAACATCATGACGCACCATGCGACGGTCGTCACCGAAGACACGTCGCTCGACGCCATCGCAAGGATGCTGGTGAATGCGCGCATCGGCGGGCTGGCTGTCGTCGACGAGGAGGAGCGCCTCGTGGGGTTCGTTTCCGAAACGGATCTCATGGGCGCGCTCTTGCGCAGCACCGACACGGGCGTGACTGCGGGCAACATCATGACGACTCCAGCCATCGCGGTGGACGAGTTTGCGACGACGGACGAGGTGATGTCGATCTTTCGCGAAAAAGAGATTCATCACTTGCCTGTCGTTCGTAGCGACAAACTTGTCGGCATCATCACGCCGCTCGATGTGCTGAAGTTTTTCCTGGACAAAGTCCTGCCTCCGCCGCCGGAAGTCGGGTAG
- a CDS encoding HNH endonuclease, whose amino-acid sequence MTRARVPAAVERRVRERAGNRCEYCKLAQIGQEAVFHIDHVFPRKHGGDDTLENLALACVSCSLRKGARIDASDPVTGKAAPLFNPRREVWANHFELAVGPLILGKTPTGRATADLLKMNRPEAISIRYEESLRGRYSFPE is encoded by the coding sequence ATGACACGAGCCCGCGTTCCGGCTGCGGTAGAGCGCCGCGTACGTGAACGAGCGGGCAATCGGTGCGAGTACTGCAAGCTTGCACAGATTGGCCAGGAAGCGGTTTTTCATATCGATCACGTGTTTCCCCGGAAACACGGCGGAGACGACACGCTGGAAAATCTCGCACTCGCGTGCGTGTCATGTTCGCTCCGCAAGGGCGCGAGGATAGACGCTTCTGATCCGGTTACTGGAAAAGCCGCGCCATTGTTCAATCCTCGGCGCGAGGTATGGGCAAACCATTTTGAGCTTGCAGTGGGCCCGTTGATCTTGGGCAAGACACCAACTGGTCGCGCAACCGCGGACTTGCTCAAGATGAACCGCCCGGAAGCGATCAGCATTCGCTACGAAGAGTCGCTACGCGGACGATATTCTTTCCCAGAATAG
- a CDS encoding UDP kinase, giving the protein MLPLHFVVLLAGIQGLSEALPVSRSGHDVVAWIWLEPGANGARLETLLHLATAAALLFAARKRLAHAAGAGLRAIARPALFRSSEGAHDAAVLLTAFVASSIVRALFHHFALPWKTTPVAIGFGLLLTGLLLATTRLVGPERNTEITVPLALVLGLGHGMGALPGGSDIGAALVLAAWMGTKNDLALDLALSLSAGTLLVNCFLTFHEGMALPDIPAVVLIVGFVTAFLGTTVAIGATRLLLEKRALSLAAFWIVPLGLATLAYSRAFSEDLALALFTRPG; this is encoded by the coding sequence GTGCTGCCGCTGCACTTCGTCGTGCTGCTCGCTGGAATCCAGGGTTTGTCCGAGGCACTTCCCGTGTCGCGCTCGGGCCACGACGTGGTGGCCTGGATCTGGCTCGAACCCGGTGCAAATGGCGCACGTCTAGAAACGCTTCTCCACCTGGCGACGGCCGCGGCGCTCCTCTTTGCCGCGAGGAAAAGGCTCGCTCATGCAGCAGGCGCGGGTCTTCGCGCCATCGCTCGGCCCGCGCTGTTTCGTTCGTCCGAAGGAGCGCACGATGCGGCGGTTCTCCTCACGGCATTCGTGGCGAGCTCGATCGTGCGAGCGCTCTTCCATCATTTCGCATTACCGTGGAAAACGACACCTGTCGCAATCGGTTTTGGATTGCTTCTGACGGGGCTGCTTTTGGCCACGACACGCCTGGTCGGCCCCGAGCGAAATACCGAAATAACGGTGCCGCTCGCTTTGGTGCTGGGCCTCGGGCATGGTATGGGGGCGCTTCCCGGCGGATCAGATATCGGCGCGGCGTTGGTGTTGGCAGCTTGGATGGGCACGAAAAACGACCTGGCGCTGGACCTCGCGCTCTCGCTATCGGCCGGGACGCTCTTGGTCAATTGTTTTTTGACATTCCATGAAGGTATGGCTTTGCCGGATATTCCAGCCGTCGTATTGATTGTTGGTTTCGTTACGGCATTTCTCGGTACGACCGTAGCGATAGGTGCAACACGTCTGCTTTTGGAAAAGCGAGCACTTTCGCTCGCTGCATTTTGGATCGTCCCGCTAGGACTTGCGACACTTGCATATTCGCGAGCCTTTTCCGAGGATCTGGCCCTCGCTCTGTTCACTCGACCAGGCTGA
- a CDS encoding mannose-1-phosphate guanylyltransferase: MKRPSVHALILAGGAGTRFWPASRSLRPKQLLPLVGHDPLIQQTAERVLPLVGWDRIHVATGKHLVEQTAAVLPELRLSNTLVEPAPRNTAPCIGWAAARIARTDPDAVLMVLPSDHHVRDVPAFVQAIERAVAKAASGTITTIGIKPTHPETGYGYIEVDGEIAGQDVCRAKRFVEKPNRARAEEFVAGSRHLWNAGMFFFRVKDMLAAIRQHLPALADGLDAIDAAARKGEEDAAVERLFPSLPSISIDHGVMDHLAEFAVVPGDFGWSDVGSFQSAWELADKDERGNVAPAHAVLVDAARNLVMDLRTEKTPAGRVVALVGVEDLVVVETNDALLVVPRSRAQDVKDVVAALKARGQQQLV; this comes from the coding sequence ATGAAACGACCATCGGTTCACGCATTGATTCTCGCTGGCGGCGCGGGTACTCGATTTTGGCCCGCATCGCGTTCACTCCGCCCAAAACAACTCTTGCCGCTCGTGGGGCATGATCCATTGATTCAGCAGACGGCAGAACGAGTGCTGCCGCTCGTCGGCTGGGATCGAATTCACGTTGCTACGGGAAAACACCTCGTCGAGCAAACGGCGGCTGTCTTGCCCGAATTGCGGCTGAGCAATACGCTCGTCGAGCCTGCGCCTCGCAATACCGCTCCGTGTATCGGCTGGGCGGCTGCGCGAATTGCCAGGACAGACCCAGACGCGGTGCTGATGGTATTGCCGAGCGACCATCATGTGCGCGATGTGCCCGCGTTCGTGCAAGCCATCGAACGCGCCGTGGCAAAGGCCGCATCCGGAACGATTACGACGATTGGGATCAAACCCACGCATCCCGAAACGGGGTACGGGTACATCGAAGTCGATGGTGAGATTGCAGGACAAGACGTCTGTCGCGCCAAACGCTTCGTGGAAAAACCGAATCGCGCTCGAGCAGAAGAATTCGTCGCGGGCAGCAGGCATTTGTGGAACGCGGGGATGTTTTTCTTTCGCGTAAAAGACATGCTGGCCGCCATTCGTCAGCATCTTCCCGCGCTCGCCGATGGGCTCGATGCCATCGACGCGGCCGCTCGAAAAGGCGAAGAAGACGCGGCGGTCGAGCGGCTATTTCCGTCATTGCCGTCGATCAGCATCGACCATGGCGTCATGGATCATCTTGCCGAATTCGCCGTCGTGCCCGGCGATTTTGGTTGGAGCGACGTGGGCAGTTTTCAATCCGCGTGGGAGCTGGCCGATAAGGACGAACGTGGCAACGTCGCGCCGGCTCATGCGGTTCTGGTCGATGCAGCGCGGAACCTGGTGATGGACTTGCGCACCGAAAAGACGCCTGCGGGGCGCGTCGTTGCGCTCGTGGGCGTCGAGGATCTCGTCGTCGTGGAGACGAACGACGCGCTTTTGGTCGTGCCGCGCTCGCGTGCTCAGGACGTCAAGGACGTCGTGGCGGCGCTGAAGGCGCGCGGACAGCAGCAACTCGTGTGA
- a CDS encoding sigma-70 family RNA polymerase sigma factor — MAFFFSKKPSSVAQELSLTSGRRKSADVDAFEVEMLGHLDTLYTVSCRMTRSTTEAEDLVQDTIVKAMRARDQFEPGSNLKAWLLRIMTNTFINRYRRGGLERDLIDGPDADSLTEGWVGATTLRGMRDPETAALAPLVEAEVGRALDELPPEFRIAVVLSDIEELSYKEIADAMGCPIGTVMSRLHRGRKMLQSKLRDHAIAIGIINESSVKKNDDSPADLDAYRKRRRSAAV; from the coding sequence ATGGCATTTTTCTTCAGCAAGAAGCCTTCTTCTGTCGCACAGGAGTTGAGCTTGACCTCCGGACGGCGCAAGTCGGCCGACGTAGACGCGTTCGAGGTCGAGATGCTCGGCCATCTCGACACGCTCTACACCGTCAGTTGCCGCATGACTCGAAGCACGACGGAAGCCGAGGACCTCGTCCAAGACACCATCGTCAAAGCCATGCGTGCACGTGACCAGTTCGAGCCTGGGTCGAACTTGAAGGCGTGGCTGCTTCGCATCATGACCAACACGTTCATCAACCGCTATCGCCGCGGGGGACTCGAACGTGACTTGATCGATGGTCCTGATGCGGATTCGCTCACGGAGGGCTGGGTGGGAGCCACGACGCTGCGAGGAATGCGGGATCCGGAAACCGCGGCGCTTGCGCCTCTGGTCGAAGCGGAGGTTGGTCGGGCGCTCGACGAGCTTCCGCCCGAATTCCGCATCGCGGTCGTGCTCTCGGACATCGAAGAGCTATCTTACAAGGAGATTGCCGACGCCATGGGCTGTCCGATTGGAACGGTCATGTCGCGCCTACATCGCGGGCGCAAAATGCTTCAAAGCAAGTTGCGTGATCACGCAATCGCCATTGGCATCATCAACGAATCGTCGGTCAAGAAGAACGATGATTCCCCAGCGGATCTCGACGCTTACCGCAAACGTCGCCGGAGTGCTGCAGTATGA
- a CDS encoding ABC transporter ATP-binding protein codes for MNAFELRGVSAGYGSGQKALENIDLEVRKGEICAVLGPNGAGKSTLVKVVSGALAPDRGAVFVLGEPLSRDRRDIAQKIAVVPQVSEAAAGFSVREVVMMGRAPYQGAWMRASERDEQAVARALAACELDSLANRSVTALSGGEQQRVAIARALAQEAPILLLDEANAHLDVRHFIAVNELVRREVQDRQLACVMVLHDLNAAAQYADRIALLKTGRLVAHGSIEEVMTYRRLKEVFEAELYVGVNELDNARYFLPVRPQVGPFPRRDR; via the coding sequence ATGAACGCCTTCGAACTGCGTGGGGTGTCCGCAGGTTATGGCAGTGGGCAAAAAGCCCTCGAAAACATCGATCTCGAGGTGAGAAAGGGCGAAATTTGTGCCGTTCTCGGACCCAACGGAGCGGGTAAGTCGACGCTCGTCAAAGTGGTCTCCGGTGCGCTTGCACCCGATCGTGGCGCGGTGTTCGTGCTTGGTGAGCCGCTGTCGCGAGATCGCCGTGACATAGCCCAAAAAATCGCGGTTGTTCCGCAAGTGTCCGAAGCCGCGGCGGGTTTTTCCGTGCGCGAGGTCGTCATGATGGGGCGGGCGCCTTACCAAGGCGCATGGATGCGTGCGTCGGAGCGAGACGAACAAGCGGTGGCACGAGCGCTCGCAGCGTGTGAGCTCGATTCGCTTGCGAATAGGAGCGTCACGGCGTTGTCTGGAGGCGAGCAGCAGCGCGTGGCGATTGCACGTGCGCTTGCACAAGAAGCGCCGATTCTGCTGCTCGACGAGGCAAACGCGCACCTCGACGTGCGCCACTTCATCGCGGTGAACGAGCTGGTGCGGCGCGAAGTACAGGACCGACAGCTCGCGTGCGTGATGGTTTTGCACGACCTGAACGCGGCCGCGCAATACGCCGATCGCATCGCTCTCTTGAAGACCGGACGACTCGTGGCGCACGGGTCGATCGAAGAAGTGATGACGTACCGTCGCCTCAAAGAAGTGTTCGAGGCGGAGCTCTACGTTGGGGTGAACGAGCTCGACAATGCCCGGTATTTCCTACCTGTTCGCCCGCAAGTTGGCCCATTTCCTCGGCGCGATCGATAA
- the ggt gene encoding gamma-glutamyltransferase yields MRFFRAASAVSLAASLMLLLALPGAGCTASTTGSTGPTATAKTPPPAPSPTPPPKDLIPAAPGKTVHKYGVATENATASAIAMDVLARGGSAVDAAIAGALAIGVVHPVSSGIGGGGFAVVWDAKKKEVTVLDFRETAPMGLVPEELMKRPVPEDKRGVMMGTPGEIAGIYEMHARWGKLALAEIFRGPADAAEKGFPVSAHLSRALKWSEKWVTKQPRYGLFAKAGAIVPAGEVVQNPALAATLRKIAAEGKNAFYEGTIAADILATARAGGSRLAASDLKSYQVQERKPLRTQWEGYDIATMPPPSAGGVMMLETLHMHSKADLVSHGFGTGAYAHLLAETFRGAIADRVRKLGDPAFVKVDVEKLTNRDRMKARRAKISMTSTTPAPKIPVDESGTTHIVVVDAEGNVASITSTVNNLFGARLVTEGGFILNDELADFTDERVAKLYGLKDAPNRPRGGARPVSSMTPTIVLKDGKPVMALGGSGGTRIATGTTQVLLAHLAFGMPVQQAVAGPRIETPPTGGLLADVALGVEAIQDLEKRGEVVDTSKPNYSGIQAISIAEGADGARIIEAGADPRKGGVGSVE; encoded by the coding sequence ATGCGATTTTTTCGCGCTGCTTCCGCTGTTTCGCTCGCCGCATCCCTCATGCTGCTTCTCGCTCTGCCAGGCGCGGGATGCACCGCATCGACCACGGGTTCCACCGGCCCGACCGCAACCGCGAAAACTCCGCCGCCAGCACCGTCGCCCACGCCGCCTCCGAAAGACCTGATTCCGGCAGCGCCCGGAAAAACCGTGCACAAGTATGGCGTCGCGACCGAAAACGCGACGGCATCGGCGATTGCAATGGACGTGCTGGCGCGCGGGGGCAGCGCCGTGGATGCCGCAATCGCTGGAGCATTGGCCATTGGTGTCGTGCATCCCGTATCGAGCGGCATTGGGGGTGGAGGTTTTGCAGTCGTATGGGATGCAAAGAAAAAAGAAGTCACGGTGCTGGATTTTCGTGAAACCGCGCCCATGGGCCTCGTGCCCGAGGAGCTCATGAAGCGACCCGTTCCCGAGGACAAACGCGGCGTGATGATGGGAACGCCGGGCGAAATTGCGGGAATCTATGAAATGCATGCGCGCTGGGGGAAATTGGCGCTCGCGGAGATATTCCGAGGGCCCGCGGATGCTGCCGAAAAGGGTTTTCCCGTGAGCGCGCACCTGAGCCGAGCGCTCAAGTGGAGCGAGAAATGGGTGACGAAGCAGCCGCGATATGGGCTTTTTGCGAAGGCAGGGGCCATCGTACCCGCGGGAGAAGTCGTGCAAAACCCCGCGCTTGCGGCGACTCTCCGGAAAATAGCGGCAGAAGGCAAAAACGCGTTTTACGAAGGCACCATTGCCGCGGACATTCTTGCGACGGCACGTGCAGGAGGAAGTCGGCTCGCCGCGTCCGATCTGAAATCGTACCAGGTGCAAGAGCGAAAGCCATTGCGTACGCAATGGGAAGGTTACGACATTGCGACGATGCCGCCTCCATCGGCGGGCGGCGTGATGATGCTCGAAACGCTCCACATGCATTCGAAAGCGGACTTGGTGTCGCACGGGTTTGGCACGGGCGCCTACGCGCACCTTTTGGCGGAAACGTTTCGAGGTGCGATTGCAGATCGCGTCCGCAAACTGGGCGATCCGGCATTCGTCAAGGTGGACGTGGAAAAATTGACCAATCGCGATCGGATGAAGGCACGCCGCGCGAAGATTTCGATGACATCGACGACGCCGGCCCCAAAAATTCCCGTCGATGAATCCGGGACGACCCATATCGTGGTGGTGGATGCGGAAGGGAACGTCGCGAGTATCACGAGCACCGTCAACAATTTATTCGGTGCGCGACTCGTGACCGAGGGTGGATTCATTCTGAACGACGAGCTCGCTGATTTCACGGACGAGCGCGTCGCCAAGTTGTACGGATTGAAGGATGCGCCGAATCGTCCGCGTGGAGGTGCGAGGCCGGTATCGAGCATGACGCCGACGATCGTGCTCAAGGACGGAAAACCCGTCATGGCGCTCGGCGGGTCGGGCGGAACGCGCATTGCGACGGGGACGACGCAAGTATTGCTCGCGCACTTGGCGTTTGGCATGCCCGTACAGCAGGCCGTGGCGGGTCCTCGCATCGAAACGCCACCCACGGGCGGGCTGCTCGCGGACGTGGCGCTCGGCGTGGAGGCCATTCAGGATTTGGAAAAACGCGGCGAAGTCGTTGATACGAGCAAACCGAATTACAGCGGGATACAAGCGATATCGATTGCCGAAGGGGCGGACGGTGCGCGCATCATCGAAGCTGGAGCGGATCCGCGCAAAGGTGGCGTGGGATCGGTGGAGTAG
- the folK gene encoding 2-amino-4-hydroxy-6-hydroxymethyldihydropteridine diphosphokinase, translating to MKHLHRIVLGLGANLGDRGRTIEQAIHALSTWPDVTLVARSHLYVTPPAGGPPQPDYWNGAVLISTSSDVRTILDRALELERLLGRTRPDPIRWGPRTIDIDILWIEGQVIDEPGLTVPHPRLGERVFALRPLLDVANDATHPQSGVRYADLPAAKLPIVRVD from the coding sequence GTGAAACATCTGCACCGCATCGTCCTCGGCCTCGGAGCAAACCTCGGCGACCGCGGCCGTACGATCGAGCAGGCCATCCATGCCCTCAGCACTTGGCCCGACGTCACCCTCGTCGCTCGCTCGCACCTTTACGTCACACCCCCCGCCGGCGGCCCGCCGCAGCCCGACTACTGGAACGGTGCAGTGCTCATTTCCACCTCGAGCGACGTCCGCACCATTCTCGATCGCGCCCTCGAGCTCGAACGTTTGCTTGGACGAACCCGCCCCGATCCCATTCGCTGGGGACCGCGCACCATCGACATCGATATCTTGTGGATCGAGGGCCAGGTCATCGACGAGCCGGGTTTGACCGTGCCGCACCCGCGCCTGGGTGAACGCGTATTCGCATTGCGCCCGCTGCTCGATGTCGCAAACGATGCCACACATCCGCAATCGGGCGTTCGATATGCAGACTTGCCCGCTGCCAAGCTACCGATTGTCCGCGTCGATTAG